One segment of uncultured Propionivibrio sp. DNA contains the following:
- the pilB gene encoding type IV-A pilus assembly ATPase PilB, whose protein sequence is MAATTVPLALSGLARALIQAARIKESDAEMLAAQTAASRTSFVEQLLASGKIGAADLARFASETFGYPLLDLGAYDEVHVPKSAIDRKLIANHRVVPLYKRGNRLCVAIADPTNLRALDEIRFQTGSAVDPIVVREDQLAPLVAKFSETADETLKNLAGDDINLDFEEEAAAQKREEVPTQEVDDAPVVKFIQKMLLDAINDGASDIHFEPYEKNYRIRFRVDGVLREIAAPPLVIKEKIASRIKVISRLNIAEKRVPQDGRMRLALSKSRAIDFRVSTLPTMYGEKIVLRILDPSSATLGIDALGYDADQKTLLLDAIQRPYGMVLVTGPTGSGKTVSLYTCLNILNKPGINISTAEDPAEIPLPGINQVNIDDRQGLTFPVALKAFLRQDPDIIMVGEIRDLETAEIAIKAAQTGHMVLSTLHTNDAPSTLTRLMNMGIPTFNIASSILLITAQRLVRRLCTCKQAIQVPAETLLDAGFSEADLDGSWALYGPGSCDRCKGSGYKGRVGIYQVMPVTESIQRLIMSSATALDIAEQARREGVNDLRRSGLLKVKQGLTSLEEVLGSTNV, encoded by the coding sequence ATGGCAGCCACCACCGTTCCCTTGGCTCTCAGCGGACTCGCCCGAGCACTCATTCAGGCTGCCCGAATCAAGGAATCCGATGCTGAAATGCTTGCTGCGCAGACGGCGGCAAGCCGGACTTCCTTCGTCGAACAGTTACTCGCCTCCGGCAAGATAGGCGCTGCCGATTTGGCGCGCTTCGCATCGGAAACTTTCGGCTACCCCCTGCTTGATCTCGGCGCCTACGACGAAGTTCATGTGCCGAAATCAGCGATCGATCGAAAACTGATCGCCAACCATCGGGTCGTCCCTCTGTACAAACGCGGCAACCGATTGTGCGTCGCCATCGCCGACCCGACCAACCTGCGCGCACTTGACGAAATTCGATTCCAGACAGGTTCCGCCGTCGACCCGATCGTCGTTCGGGAAGATCAACTGGCGCCGCTCGTCGCCAAGTTTTCCGAGACGGCCGACGAAACCCTGAAAAATCTCGCCGGCGACGATATCAATCTCGACTTCGAGGAAGAGGCTGCCGCGCAAAAACGCGAAGAAGTGCCAACACAAGAGGTTGATGACGCCCCTGTCGTCAAGTTTATCCAGAAGATGCTGCTCGACGCCATTAACGATGGGGCATCCGATATCCACTTTGAACCGTACGAGAAAAACTATCGCATCCGGTTTCGCGTCGACGGCGTCCTGCGTGAGATTGCAGCCCCACCGCTGGTCATCAAGGAAAAAATCGCATCCCGCATCAAGGTCATATCACGCCTCAACATCGCGGAGAAACGGGTTCCGCAGGACGGGCGCATGCGCCTTGCGCTGTCGAAGAGCCGCGCCATCGATTTTCGTGTCAGCACGCTACCGACAATGTACGGCGAGAAGATTGTCCTGCGCATCCTTGACCCCAGCAGCGCGACGCTGGGCATTGACGCGCTCGGCTACGACGCCGATCAGAAAACATTGTTGCTCGACGCCATCCAGCGCCCCTACGGCATGGTGCTCGTCACCGGCCCCACCGGTTCAGGAAAAACGGTGTCGCTCTACACCTGCCTGAATATTCTCAACAAGCCCGGCATCAATATTTCCACCGCCGAGGATCCGGCCGAAATTCCGCTGCCAGGAATCAACCAGGTCAATATCGACGACCGCCAGGGCCTGACCTTCCCGGTCGCGCTCAAGGCTTTTCTGCGGCAGGATCCTGACATCATCATGGTCGGGGAAATCCGCGACCTGGAAACTGCCGAAATCGCCATCAAGGCGGCCCAGACTGGCCACATGGTGCTATCCACCCTGCATACCAACGACGCCCCTTCGACGCTGACGCGACTGATGAACATGGGCATTCCGACCTTCAACATCGCCTCAAGCATCCTGCTGATCACTGCGCAACGCCTGGTGCGACGCCTATGCACCTGCAAACAGGCGATTCAGGTCCCTGCCGAAACCCTGCTTGACGCCGGATTCAGCGAGGCCGACCTTGATGGCAGTTGGGCGCTTTACGGTCCCGGCAGCTGCGATCGCTGCAAAGGCAGCGGGTACAAGGGACGCGTCGGCATCTATCAGGTGATGCCTGTTACTGAAAGCATCCAGAGACTGATCATGTCAAGCGCCACGGCGCTCGACATCGCCGAACAGGCTCGCCGCGAAGGCGTCAATGACCTGCGCCGATCCGGCTTGCTCAAAGTCAAACAAGGACTGACCTCGCTTGAGGAAGTTCTCGGCAGTACCAACGTCTGA
- the ccsA gene encoding cytochrome c biogenesis protein CcsA: protein MMAAERFGIAAALLLQGLGLHDALFGAGGMRFSFGLALALMLWLAALIYWLESFRSRMDGLQPAVLPIAAICALFPVFFPQTRTIAHADAFGFKLHFLAAMLAYSLFTLSAAHAVFMSAVEKKLHQKPLSPILNSLPPLLRMETLLFQLIGAGFILLSVALGSGILFSETIFGQAMRIDHKTVFAFASWMVFAALLAGRHIYGWRGRMALRWTMTGFLFLLLAYVGSRFVIEVLLGRL, encoded by the coding sequence ATGATGGCAGCCGAGCGATTCGGCATTGCCGCAGCGCTTTTGCTTCAAGGTCTTGGCTTGCATGACGCGCTCTTCGGCGCCGGCGGCATGCGCTTCTCTTTCGGTCTGGCGCTTGCGTTGATGCTCTGGCTCGCCGCGTTGATCTACTGGCTTGAGAGTTTCCGCTCCCGCATGGACGGACTGCAACCGGCGGTACTCCCGATTGCCGCAATTTGCGCCTTGTTCCCGGTTTTTTTTCCGCAGACACGAACCATCGCCCACGCCGACGCGTTCGGCTTCAAACTGCACTTCCTTGCCGCCATGCTGGCCTACAGCTTGTTCACCCTATCTGCGGCTCACGCTGTTTTCATGAGCGCCGTAGAAAAAAAACTGCACCAAAAGCCGCTCAGCCCCATCCTGAACAGTCTGCCGCCGCTTTTGAGAATGGAAACGCTCCTGTTTCAGTTGATCGGCGCTGGCTTCATTCTTCTGTCAGTGGCACTCGGAAGCGGCATCCTGTTTTCGGAAACCATTTTCGGACAGGCAATGCGAATAGATCACAAGACAGTGTTTGCGTTTGCTTCCTGGATGGTCTTCGCGGCATTACTGGCAGGGCGTCATATCTATGGCTGGCGCGGGCGAATGGCGCTTCGCTGGACGATGACCGGATTCCTGTTTCTGCTGCTCGCCTATGTCGGCAGCCGCTTCGTCATAGAAGTCTTGCTCGGAAGACTGTGA
- the ffh gene encoding signal recognition particle protein: MLDNLTQRMARVMKTLRGEARLTESNIADALREVRLALLEADVALPVVKAFVAAVKEKAVGEEVVGSLSPGQALIGVVHRELTVLMGEANVGLNLATQPPAVVLMAGLQGAGKTTTVGKLAKLLKESQKKKVLVVSCDVYRPAAIEQLKTVAEQAGVEFFPSSVGEKPVDIARNAVDWARKHYCDVLLVDTAGRLAIDEAMMKEIAELHAAVSPIETLFVVDAMLGQDAINTAKAFSEALPLTGVVLSKLDGDSRGGAALSVRHVTGKPIKYAGVGEKLTGIEPFHPERMASRILGMGDVLSLIEEARKGIDEQKAVDFAKKLKSGKSFDLNDFKEQIGQMRKMGGMSSLMDKLPAQFAQAAGQLPVGTEDKMVRRIEGIINSMTPGERSKPDLIKASRKRRIATGAGVQVQEVNRLLNQFEQMQKMMKQFSKGGIGKLMRGMKGMIPGMR, encoded by the coding sequence ATGCTCGATAACCTGACCCAGCGCATGGCGCGCGTGATGAAGACGCTGCGCGGCGAAGCACGCCTGACCGAATCCAATATTGCCGATGCCTTGCGCGAAGTTCGCCTGGCGTTGCTTGAAGCCGATGTGGCCTTGCCTGTAGTCAAGGCATTCGTGGCTGCCGTCAAGGAAAAGGCGGTCGGCGAAGAAGTCGTCGGTTCGCTCAGCCCAGGGCAGGCGTTGATTGGCGTCGTCCATCGCGAGCTGACTGTTCTGATGGGCGAGGCAAATGTCGGCCTCAATCTGGCGACGCAGCCACCGGCTGTCGTTCTGATGGCCGGCTTGCAGGGGGCCGGCAAAACGACGACGGTTGGCAAGTTGGCCAAGTTGCTCAAGGAGAGCCAGAAAAAGAAGGTTCTCGTGGTCTCTTGCGACGTTTATCGTCCGGCGGCCATCGAGCAGTTGAAGACCGTGGCTGAGCAGGCCGGGGTCGAATTCTTCCCTTCTTCCGTGGGCGAAAAGCCGGTTGATATCGCGCGTAATGCGGTCGATTGGGCGCGCAAGCATTACTGCGACGTGTTGCTGGTCGATACGGCCGGACGGTTGGCGATCGACGAGGCGATGATGAAAGAAATTGCCGAGTTGCACGCGGCGGTTTCTCCGATCGAAACGCTGTTTGTCGTCGATGCGATGCTCGGCCAGGATGCCATAAATACGGCGAAGGCCTTCAGCGAGGCGTTGCCCTTGACGGGGGTTGTCCTGAGCAAACTTGACGGTGATTCGCGTGGCGGTGCGGCGCTGTCGGTTCGGCATGTGACGGGCAAACCGATCAAGTATGCCGGCGTTGGTGAAAAGTTGACCGGGATCGAGCCTTTCCATCCGGAGCGGATGGCATCCCGAATTCTCGGTATGGGCGATGTCCTTTCGCTGATTGAGGAAGCTCGCAAGGGTATCGATGAGCAGAAAGCGGTTGATTTTGCCAAGAAGCTGAAGTCGGGCAAGAGCTTCGATCTCAACGACTTCAAGGAACAGATCGGCCAGATGCGCAAGATGGGCGGGATGTCGTCGCTGATGGACAAGTTGCCGGCTCAGTTCGCCCAGGCAGCGGGACAATTGCCGGTCGGTACAGAGGACAAGATGGTGCGGCGAATCGAAGGCATCATCAACTCAATGACGCCTGGCGAACGCAGCAAGCCAGATCTGATCAAGGCCTCGCGCAAGCGTCGGATTGCCACGGGGGCTGGTGTTCAAGTGCAGGAAGTCAATCGGTTGCTTAATCAGTTCGAACAAATGCAAAAGATGATGAAACAGTTTTCCAAAGGCGGTATTGGGAAGCTCATGCGCGGCATGAAAGGGATGATTCCCGGAATGCGTTGA
- a CDS encoding lytic transglycosylase domain-containing protein, whose translation MRRLTALLSLLLVPLAALAGAQKYEPLSASVQAALSQNIADQAPPKSSFRNPIEAADWLTEMSQRLDRRIPDRESRLDFLRAVHYEATRAGIDPQLILGLIQVESGFKKYAVSSAGARGFMQVMPFWVKLIGRGEDNLFHLRTNLRYGCTILRHYLDIEQGDLYRALGRYNGSLGKPEYPNMVKAAWQSQWLYSSQKIANR comes from the coding sequence GTGCGGCGCCTGACCGCCCTTCTCTCGCTCCTTTTAGTTCCGCTTGCAGCGCTGGCCGGCGCTCAGAAATACGAACCGCTGTCGGCCAGCGTGCAAGCCGCCTTGTCGCAAAACATCGCCGATCAGGCACCGCCCAAGAGTTCGTTCCGCAATCCGATCGAGGCGGCAGACTGGCTGACCGAAATGTCGCAACGCCTCGACCGCCGCATTCCGGACAGAGAAAGCCGTTTGGATTTTTTACGCGCAGTGCATTATGAGGCCACCCGCGCGGGGATCGACCCCCAACTGATACTCGGCCTGATCCAGGTTGAGAGCGGCTTCAAGAAATACGCGGTATCTTCCGCCGGTGCTCGCGGTTTCATGCAGGTCATGCCGTTCTGGGTCAAACTGATCGGACGAGGCGAAGACAACCTTTTCCATTTGCGCACCAATCTGCGCTACGGTTGTACGATCCTGCGCCATTATCTGGACATTGAACAAGGCGATCTGTATCGGGCTCTCGGCCGGTACAACGGCAGCCTCGGCAAACCTGAATATCCCAACATGGTCAAGGCAGCCTGGCAAAGCCAGTGGCTGTATTCATCCCAAAAAATCGCCAACCGCTGA